The Saccharothrix violaceirubra genome segment GTCGGGCCGGTCGGACCCGTGGGACCGGTCGGGTTGGTGGTCGTCGTGCCACCGCCACCGCTGGTCATCAGGGTCAGGCCGTACGCCTGGAGGATCTCGTTGACCGGCTGGAAGTACATGACCGGCGTGCCGCCCGAGCAGGTGCCCGAGCCGCCGGACGTGACGCCCTGGGCCTGGTCGCCTGCCAGCCACGAGCCACCGGAGTCACCGGGCTCGGCGCAGGCGTTGGTCCGGGTCAGGCCCGTGACCGTGCCCTCCTGGTAGCTCACGGAGGCGTTCTTCTGCTGGATGGTGCCGCAGTGCCAGCCGGTGGTCGAACCCGAGCGGCAGACCGACGCGCCGACGGCGGCCTCGGTCGAGCCATTCACCTGGACGGTGCCGGGGTACCGGTTGACCTCGGGCTTCATCGTGTTGCCGGCCGAGACGCGGACCCAGGCGTAGTCGTTGCCCGGGAAGCTGGAACCGGCGAACGAACCGCTGGGCTGCGTCGTGGACGCGCCCTGGGTGCCGCAGTGGCCGGCGGTGACGAAGCCGCCGTTGGTCACGGAGAAGCCGACGGAGCACCGCGAGCCGCTGCCGATGTAGTAGGCGTTGCCGCCGACCACGTCGATGTACGGCTTCGGGTCCTCGACGGACTGCTCGAAGCGGACGTCCGCCTCGTTCACGCCCGCGCTCTTGACGAACTGCTTGGCGCCGGCGGTGTCGCGCGTGAGCACGACGACCGTGTTGTTCTGCACGTCGACGTACCAACCCGGCACGGCCTTGGTGACCTTGCGCGCGTTGTTGTCGAGCTTGGTCTTGAGCGCGTCGAGCGTGCCCAGGTTGTTCTTGACCAGCTTCGGCGTGGCGCCGGCGTTGCGGATCGTCTGGATCTGGCTGTCGCTGGTGGCGGCGACGGTGAGCTGGGAGGCGTCACCGTTGAGCCACGCACCGGCGTAGGCCGGGCCGAGCTTGGCCTTCAGGTCGCCCTCGGTGCGGCTCGCGGCGTCCTCGCGGACGAGGCGGTCGCGGGCCTGGTCGGTCGTGATGCCGAAGTCGCGGGCCATGGCCGCGATCATGGCGCTGTCCGCCGGTTGCGTAGGCGGGCCGGCGGTCGCGCTGCTGGTGAGTGCGACTGCCACGCCGGCAGCACTCACGACAACAACCGCGACGGCGGCGGCAATGCGTCGAGTCATCCGCTGTGCTCCTTGCAGGGGGTGGGGACACAGTGTGGGTTTGCGGGGCCGTGCCATGACGCTAGTCAGACAAGCCGGACAGGGGATATTCCAGACGGGTCATATCACCGCGTTATGGTCTGGTCCTTTTATGATCTTGAGACCAGGGATCACAGCAGGCTGAGTTGGGTGCCCTGCCTGCGCCGACGAGGCGATGCGTCGCCGATGCGCTCGATCTCCTTCAACGGAACCAGAAACGGTGACGGCGGTCGTGCCGCCGAATGGCTCAAAAAGAGGTGACGCTGCGCACGCGTCATGCCCACGAAGAGCAACCGGCGCTCCTCGTTCGTCTCTTCTTCCGATGCCGGTGCACCCGGCCACCGCAGCGGCAGCAGCCCGTCCTCGCACCCGACGACGAACACCACCGGGAACTCCAGCCCCTTCGCCGCGTGCAGGGTCAG includes the following:
- a CDS encoding carbohydrate-binding protein — encoded protein: MAVALTSSATAGPPTQPADSAMIAAMARDFGITTDQARDRLVREDAASRTEGDLKAKLGPAYAGAWLNGDASQLTVAATSDSQIQTIRNAGATPKLVKNNLGTLDALKTKLDNNARKVTKAVPGWYVDVQNNTVVVLTRDTAGAKQFVKSAGVNEADVRFEQSVEDPKPYIDVVGGNAYYIGSGSRCSVGFSVTNGGFVTAGHCGTQGASTTQPSGSFAGSSFPGNDYAWVRVSAGNTMKPEVNRYPGTVQVNGSTEAAVGASVCRSGSTTGWHCGTIQQKNASVSYQEGTVTGLTRTNACAEPGDSGGSWLAGDQAQGVTSGGSGTCSGGTPVMYFQPVNEILQAYGLTLMTSGGGGTTTTNPTGPTGPTGPTNPGNTTWKQGTAYAAGATVTYNGANYRCLQGHTAQPGWEPPSVPALWQRV